A genomic window from Peromyscus maniculatus bairdii isolate BWxNUB_F1_BW_parent chromosome 1, HU_Pman_BW_mat_3.1, whole genome shotgun sequence includes:
- the LOC102927790 gene encoding olfactory receptor 5B3-like: MENRTEMTWFILLGLTNNPHLQLPLFFTFLFIYTITLVGNLGMFLLILLDSRLHTPMYIFLCHLSLVDFCYSSTVTPKVIAGFLTGDKIMSYNACATQMFFFATFANVENYLLVSMAYDRYVAVCKPLHYATTMTTSVCAFLVIGCYICGFLNASIYTVNALSLSFCEVNVVHHFFCDIPAVMIVSCSDRHVNELILIYVASFNIFFALILILISYMFIFINILKMHSVAGYRKALSTCASHFTAVSIFYGTVIFMYLQPSSSHSMDTDKIASVFYTMAIPMLNPLVYSLRNKEVKNAFTKIVLRSK, translated from the coding sequence ATGGAGAACAGGACAGAAATGACGTGGTTTATCCTGTTGGGACTGACCAATAACCCACACCTGCAGCTTCCCCTCTTCTTTACCTTCCTCTTCATCTACACCATCACCTTGGTGGGGAATCTGGGGATGTTTCTGTTGATTCTCTTGGACTCTCGGCTTCACACCCCCATGTACATTTTCCTCTGTCACTTGTCCTTAGTGGACTTTTGTTACTCGTCAACAGTCACTCCAAAAGTCATAGCTGGATTCCTTACAGGAGACAAGATTATGTCCTACAATGCTTGTGCCACTCAGATGTTCTTTTTTGCAACCTTTGCCAATGTGGAGAACTACCTTTTGGTCTCAATGGCTTATGATCGCTATGTAGCAGTGTGTAAGCCCCTACACTATGCCACCACCATGACAacaagtgtgtgtgcatttctagTCATTGGCTGTTATATATGTGGATTCCTGAATGCTTCCATCTATACTGTAAATGCATTAAGTCTCTCCTTCTGTGAGGTTAATGTGGTCCATCATTTTTTCTGTGACATTCCAGCAGTCATGATTGTATCTTGCTCTGATAGACATGTCAATGAACTCATTCTTATTTATGTAGCCAGCTTCAATATCTTTTTTGCTCTTATACTTATCTTAATATCCTACATGTTCATTTTCATCAATATACTAAAGATGCATTCAGTGGCAGGATATCGCAAAGCTCTGTCCACCTGTGCCTCCCACTTCACAGCTGTCTCCATTTTCTATGGGACAGTCATATTCATGTACTTGCAGCCCAGTTCCAGTCACTCCATGGACACTGACAAAATCGCATCTGTCTTCTACACCATGGCAATCCCCATGTTGAACCCTCTGGTCTATAGCCTAAGGAATAAGGAGGTGAAGAATGCATTCACAAAGATTGTATTGAGATCAAAATAA